A genome region from Euphorbia lathyris chromosome 4, ddEupLath1.1, whole genome shotgun sequence includes the following:
- the LOC136227654 gene encoding APO protein 1, chloroplastic-like, whose product MLQHLPAVPPTSWNPMPKGSCLGFMDFRSSQQNLRLKFRLQQLHKDVPTVSRNIICASQRPGRDSNFKKQESLDRQNVDLPRILPKKKKKPFPIPFKLIQKAARRDRKLAEMGIEKPLEPPKNGLLVPNLVPVAYELLHAWKVLIKGVTELLHVIPVYSCSKCSHVHVAHTGHDIQDCLGRASATRRGFHAWIKGSVSDVLVPIESYHLYDPFGHRIKHETRFDYDRIPAIVELCIQAGVEIPEYPSRRRTKPVRMIGKKVIDRGGFVEEPTPWRLGNQTTPIDFDTYRASERFGAPSPEDVPRIAQETINAYEIVRRCVRKLMLKYTVKACGYCQEVHVGPWGHNVKLCGEYKHQWRDGKHGWQDAVIEEVIPSNYVWHVRDPKGPPLKSALKTFYGKAPAVVEMCMQAGAKIPENYKPMMRLDIIIPEFDEANSVA is encoded by the exons ATGCTGCAACATCTGCCAGCAGTACCTCCAACTTCATGGAATCCAATGCCAAAGG GTTCTTGCTTGGGGTTTATGGATTTTAGAAGCTCTCAACAAAACCTTAGGTTGAAG TTTCGGCTTCAGCAGCTACACAAAGATGTGCCTACAGTATCGAGAAATATCATCTGTGCCAGCCAGAGACCGGGACGGGATTCAAATTTTAAGAAACAAGAGTCATTAGATCGCCAGAATGTGGATCTTCCACGCATATtaccaaagaaaaagaagaagcccTTTCCCATTCCTTTCAAGCTGATCCAAAAGGCAGCAAGGAGAGACAGAAAACTTGCAGAAATGGGTATTGAGAAGCCTCTTGAACCTCCGAAAAACGGATTACTTGTACCTAATCTGGTTCCTGTAGCGTATGAGTTACTTCATGCTTGGAAAGTCTTGATAAAAGGAGTTACAGAACTCTTGCATGTTATTCCTGTATATAGTTGCAG CAAGTGCTCGCATGTTCATGTGGCTCATACAGGTCATGACATTCAGGACTGCCTTGGTCGAGCTAGTGCCACGCGTCGAGGCTTTCACGCATGGATCAAGGGTTCTGTCAGTGATGTACTTGTACCCATTGAGTCATACCATCTCTATGACCCTTTTGGTCACCGAATCAAGCACGAGACTCGGTTTGATTATGACAGGATTCCAGCTATTGTAGAACTCTGCATCCAAGCTGGTGTGGAAATACCAGAGTATCCTTCTCGCCGAAGAACAAAACCAGTCAGAATGATCGGAAAGAAAGTGATAGACAGGGGGGGCTTTGTCGAGGAGCCAACTCCATGGCGTTTGGGAAATCAAACGACACCTATTGATTTCGATACGTACAGGGCAAGCGAACGATTTGGAGCTCCTTCACCCGAAGATGTACCGAGAATTGCACAAGAGACAATCAATGCCTACGAAATTGTTAGGCGGTGTGTGAGGAAGTTGATGTTGAAGTACACTGTGAAGGCGTGTGGATATTGTCAGGAGGTTCATGTCGGACCTTGGGGTCATAATGTTAAACTATGCGGGGAATACAAGCATCAATGGAGAGATGGAAAACATGGTTGGCAGGATGCTGTAATTGAGGAAGTTATCCCATCAAATTACGTATGGCATGTTCGAGACCCGAAAGGCCCTCCATTGAAGAGTGCCCTTAAAACATTTTATGGCAAGGCACCTGCTGTTGTTGAAATGTGCATGCAAGCAGGTGCAAAAATCCCAGAGAATTACAAGCCTATGATGAGGCTTGACATTATCATACCTGAATTTGATGAAGCAAATTCGGTTGCATAA